The following proteins are co-located in the Cyprinus carpio isolate SPL01 chromosome B19, ASM1834038v1, whole genome shotgun sequence genome:
- the LOC109113240 gene encoding uncharacterized protein LOC109113240 isoform X1, with protein sequence MTSIAKMSITCVAVISTLLCSVWSSTIKAKDEHRTAFFGEDVHIPVPALDTTELLFKPRVDPVLERVLLRDGKILDTRAKLNVHISHLILEDVGEEDEGTYVVKNSAAPADVRRIILIVRDCALETVVKYGDVYHIPINPSIGPYTLEFRPGAHTPVNQTTEVPPVLLVNQTGIPTQEYEDRLTVGEKRVNLHLVTGADEGSYTVVDSDEKVRLRACLNVKDHQIFEHLNYGETLKIKLHVDHTKVKMVYIPDTDHKERLIMDQGELTVPVDSALEGRASVEGSMFYLKKVKVGDMGVFRVMDFSGFRIADVYLHVQPYKLPQLYVAIISLLSLLAFLLLVCLLSCLIKVHRRAERARKIALIAQQAGKGDGEAFRQVVHEAYTRFSEEPTLQSTWENNTESTEVEIKGLEVSKPGQYQALQSEKNFLEMNDSGVEFNSSALPLDSDTDVPDNLASQKLLLESDTLAGVPPAISEGDHSATRTPDSILSASPVVQPKSVPQIDGDLIGVTTPEETTKADDLDAKTSKDASPHSEKALDPSNGTTT encoded by the exons ATG ACATCCATAGCTAAAATGAGCATCACATGTGTGGCGGTCATTAGCACCCTCCTGTGCTCAG TTTGGTCATCAACCATTAAAG CTAAAGATGAACACCGCACTGCTTTCTTTGGAGAGGACGTTCATATTCCCGTGCCAGCTTTAGACACAACAGAGTTGTTGTTCAAGCCGAGGGTGGATCCGGTGTTAGAGCGGGTTCTCCTGCGAGACGGGAAAATTCTGGACACAAGAGCCAAACTGAACGTTCACATCAGCCATTTGATCCTGGAGGATGTGGGCGAGGAGGATGAGGGCACATACGTGGTGAAGAATTCTGCGGCCCCTGCTGATGTCAGGCGAATCATTCTTATTGTTAGAG ACTGTGCACTAGAGACTGTGGTGAAATATGGAGATGTATATCATATCCCGATCAACCCTTCCATTGGTCCATACACCCTTGAGTTCAGGCCTGGAGCTCACACTCCAGTTAACCAGACCACAGAGGTACCGCCTGTGCTGCTTGTCAACCAGACCGGCATCCCCACGCAAGAGTACGAGGACCGCCTCACCGTGGGCGAGAAGAGGGTCAACCTCCATTTAGTCACAGGAGCCGATGAGGGCAGCTACACTGTCGTGGACAGTGATGAAAAAGTCCGATTGAGAGCCTGCCTCAATgtgaaag ACCACCAGATCTTTGAGCACTTGAATTATGGTGAAACTTTAAAGATCAAGCTTCACGTGGACCACACCAAAGTCAAAATGGTCTACATCCCAGACACTGACCACAAGGAACGACTCATCATGGACCAGGGGGAGCTGACGGTACCTGTCGACTCTGCTCTTGAGGGTCGAGCATCTGTGGAAGGATCCATGTTCTACCTGAAGAAAGTCAAAGTCGGTGACATGGGTGTCTTTCGAGTGATGGACTTTTCCGGCTTCCGCATAGCTGACGTCTACCTTCACGTGCAGC CCTATAAGCTCCCACAGCTGTATGTGGCGATCATCTCCTTGCTGTCTCTGCTGGCGTTCCTGCTGTTGGTGTGTCTGCTGTCCTGTCTGATCAAGGTTCACCGTCGGGCGGAGAGAGCACGTAAGATCGCCCTAATCGCCCAACAGGCTGGCAAGGGCGACGGAGAGGCGTTCAGACAG GTGGTTCATGAGGCTTATACTAGATTTTCAGAGGAGCCCACTTTACAGTCCACCTGGGAGAACAACACTGAGAGCACAGAAGTTGAGATCAAA GGTCTTGAGGTATCAAAACCAGGTCAGTACCAGGCCCTTCAATCTGAGAAGAACTTCTTGGAGATGAACGACTCGGGCGTGGAGTTCAACTCGTCCGCGCTCCCTCTGGACAGTGACACAGATGTACCCGACAACCTCGCCTCTCAGAAGCTCCTGCTCGAATCCGACACTCTCGCTGGTGTCCCGCCGGCCATTTCTGAGGGCGACCACAGTGCCACTCGCACCCCTGATTCCATTCTGAGCGCCAGCCCCGTCGTCCAACCCAAATCTGTGCCTCAGATAGATGGCGACTTAATCGGCGTGACCACACCTGAGGAAACGACCAAAGCGGATGATTTGGATGCGAAGACGAGCAAAGATGCTTCACCGCATTCTGAGAAAGCTCTGGATCCAAGTAATGGAACCACAACCTGA
- the LOC109113240 gene encoding uncharacterized protein LOC109113240 isoform X2: protein MSITCVAVISTLLCSVWSSTIKAKDEHRTAFFGEDVHIPVPALDTTELLFKPRVDPVLERVLLRDGKILDTRAKLNVHISHLILEDVGEEDEGTYVVKNSAAPADVRRIILIVRDCALETVVKYGDVYHIPINPSIGPYTLEFRPGAHTPVNQTTEVPPVLLVNQTGIPTQEYEDRLTVGEKRVNLHLVTGADEGSYTVVDSDEKVRLRACLNVKDHQIFEHLNYGETLKIKLHVDHTKVKMVYIPDTDHKERLIMDQGELTVPVDSALEGRASVEGSMFYLKKVKVGDMGVFRVMDFSGFRIADVYLHVQPYKLPQLYVAIISLLSLLAFLLLVCLLSCLIKVHRRAERARKIALIAQQAGKGDGEAFRQVVHEAYTRFSEEPTLQSTWENNTESTEVEIKGLEVSKPGQYQALQSEKNFLEMNDSGVEFNSSALPLDSDTDVPDNLASQKLLLESDTLAGVPPAISEGDHSATRTPDSILSASPVVQPKSVPQIDGDLIGVTTPEETTKADDLDAKTSKDASPHSEKALDPSNGTTT, encoded by the exons ATGAGCATCACATGTGTGGCGGTCATTAGCACCCTCCTGTGCTCAG TTTGGTCATCAACCATTAAAG CTAAAGATGAACACCGCACTGCTTTCTTTGGAGAGGACGTTCATATTCCCGTGCCAGCTTTAGACACAACAGAGTTGTTGTTCAAGCCGAGGGTGGATCCGGTGTTAGAGCGGGTTCTCCTGCGAGACGGGAAAATTCTGGACACAAGAGCCAAACTGAACGTTCACATCAGCCATTTGATCCTGGAGGATGTGGGCGAGGAGGATGAGGGCACATACGTGGTGAAGAATTCTGCGGCCCCTGCTGATGTCAGGCGAATCATTCTTATTGTTAGAG ACTGTGCACTAGAGACTGTGGTGAAATATGGAGATGTATATCATATCCCGATCAACCCTTCCATTGGTCCATACACCCTTGAGTTCAGGCCTGGAGCTCACACTCCAGTTAACCAGACCACAGAGGTACCGCCTGTGCTGCTTGTCAACCAGACCGGCATCCCCACGCAAGAGTACGAGGACCGCCTCACCGTGGGCGAGAAGAGGGTCAACCTCCATTTAGTCACAGGAGCCGATGAGGGCAGCTACACTGTCGTGGACAGTGATGAAAAAGTCCGATTGAGAGCCTGCCTCAATgtgaaag ACCACCAGATCTTTGAGCACTTGAATTATGGTGAAACTTTAAAGATCAAGCTTCACGTGGACCACACCAAAGTCAAAATGGTCTACATCCCAGACACTGACCACAAGGAACGACTCATCATGGACCAGGGGGAGCTGACGGTACCTGTCGACTCTGCTCTTGAGGGTCGAGCATCTGTGGAAGGATCCATGTTCTACCTGAAGAAAGTCAAAGTCGGTGACATGGGTGTCTTTCGAGTGATGGACTTTTCCGGCTTCCGCATAGCTGACGTCTACCTTCACGTGCAGC CCTATAAGCTCCCACAGCTGTATGTGGCGATCATCTCCTTGCTGTCTCTGCTGGCGTTCCTGCTGTTGGTGTGTCTGCTGTCCTGTCTGATCAAGGTTCACCGTCGGGCGGAGAGAGCACGTAAGATCGCCCTAATCGCCCAACAGGCTGGCAAGGGCGACGGAGAGGCGTTCAGACAG GTGGTTCATGAGGCTTATACTAGATTTTCAGAGGAGCCCACTTTACAGTCCACCTGGGAGAACAACACTGAGAGCACAGAAGTTGAGATCAAA GGTCTTGAGGTATCAAAACCAGGTCAGTACCAGGCCCTTCAATCTGAGAAGAACTTCTTGGAGATGAACGACTCGGGCGTGGAGTTCAACTCGTCCGCGCTCCCTCTGGACAGTGACACAGATGTACCCGACAACCTCGCCTCTCAGAAGCTCCTGCTCGAATCCGACACTCTCGCTGGTGTCCCGCCGGCCATTTCTGAGGGCGACCACAGTGCCACTCGCACCCCTGATTCCATTCTGAGCGCCAGCCCCGTCGTCCAACCCAAATCTGTGCCTCAGATAGATGGCGACTTAATCGGCGTGACCACACCTGAGGAAACGACCAAAGCGGATGATTTGGATGCGAAGACGAGCAAAGATGCTTCACCGCATTCTGAGAAAGCTCTGGATCCAAGTAATGGAACCACAACCTGA
- the flot1a gene encoding flotillin-1a: MFYTCGPNEAMVVSGFCRSPPVMISGGRVFVFPCIQQIQRISLNTLTLNVKSDKVYTRHGVPISVTGIAQMKIQGQNKQMLAAACQMFLGKSEGEIAHIALETLEGHQRAIIAHLTVEEIYKDRKKFSEQVFKVASSDLVNMGISVVSYTLKDVHDDQDYLHSLGKARTAQVQKDARIGEAMNKRDAVIREANAIQEKVSAQYMNEIEMAKAQRDYELKKAVYDIEVFTKKAESEMAYQLQVAKTKQRIEEEKMQVMVVERSQQITLQQQEITRKEKELEARVKKPAEAERYRLEKLAEAERLQLIMEAEAEAESIKMRGEAEAYAVEAKGRAEAEQMAKKAEAFQQYKEGAMVDMLLEKLPLMAEEISKPLSATNKVTMVSSGGSEIGAAKLTGEVLDIMTRLPQTIEKLTGVTISQVVQTG, from the exons atgttttacacTTGCGGTCCAAATGAAGCAATGGTGGTGTCAG GTTTCTGTCGCTCACCGCCGGTCATGATCTCTGGTGGGAGAGTGTTTGTTTTCCCATGCATTCAGCAGATACAAAG GATCTCTTTGAACACACTGACGCTGAATGTAAAGAGTGATAAAGTCTACACACGTCATGGAGTGCCAATCTCTGTCACTGGAATTGCACAG ATGAAGATTCAAGGGCAAAATAAACAGATGTTGGCTGCAGCATGTCAGATGTTTCTAGGAAAGTCAGAGGGTGAGATTGCCCACATTGCCTTGGAAACACTGGAGGGTCACCAGAGAGCCATCATTGCTCACCTGACTGTGGAG GAGATCTACAAAGACAGAAAGAAGTTTTCCGAGCAGGTGTTCAAGGTGGCTTCGTCCGACCTTGTCAACATGGGCATCAGCGTGGTCAGCTACACACTCAAAGACGTTCACGATGACCAG GATTACCTGCACTCTTTGGGGAAGGCCCGTACAGCACAAGTGCAGAAGGATGCTCGTATTGGGGAAGCCATGAACAAAAGAGATGCAGTGATCAGG GAGGCCAATGCTATACAGGAGAAGGTATCTGCTCAGTACATGAATGAGATCGAGATGGCTAAGGCTCAGAGAGACTACGAGCTGAAGAAGGCAGTGTATGACATTGAGGTCTTCACCAAAAAAGCTGAGTCTGAAATGGCCTATCAGCTCCAG GTGGCAAAGACAAAGCAGCGGATCGAGGAGGAGAAGATGCAGGTGATGGTGGTGGAGCGCTCACAGCAAATCACGCTTCAGCAACAGGAGATCACACGCAAGGAGAAAGAGCTTGAGGCCAGAGTCAAGAAACCAGCCGAGGCCGAACGATACCGGCTGGAGAAACTGGCAGAAGCAGAACG TCTTCAGCTAATCATGGAGGCAGAAGCTGAGGCTGAATCTATCAAA ATGAGAGGAGAGGCCGAAGCGTACGCTGTGGAGGCTAAAGGTCGTGCCGAGGCTGAGCAGATGGCTAAGAAAGCCGAGGCCTTCCAGCAATACAAGGAAGGAGCGATGGTGGACATGTTGCTGGAGAAACTGCCACTG ATGGCAGAGGAGATAAGTAAGCCCCTGTCAGCTACCAATAAGGTCACCATGGTTTCCAGTGGAGGTTCAGAGATTGGCGCAGCCAAGCTGACAGGTGAAGTCCTTGACATCATGACCAGACTGCCTCAAACCATTGAGAAACTAACTGGGGTCACCATTTCCCAG GTGGTCCAGACTGGTTGA